GCGTCCTGTCGGAGATCCGGAATCCGCCCTGGTCGCAGACCTTCCGGAGATGCGCCGCGACCTCCCTCGGCGCGACTCGCCGGAACTCGAAGACCTGGCACCGGGACAGAATGGTGGGAAGGAGCTTCTGGATCTCCGTGGTTGCAAGCACGAACACGACGCGCGGCGGGGGCTCCTCCAGCGTCTTGAGCAGCGCGTTCACCGCCGACTTCGAGAGCATGTGCGCCTCGTCCAGGATCAGGATCTTGTAACGATCCCGCACCGGCGCGTAGGACACGACTTCCTGGAGCTCGCGAATGTCGTCCACGCCCGTCCTGGACGCCGCGTCCATTTCGAGCACGTCCATGGAGCGGCCTTCGGCGATCTCGCGGCACGGGGCGCACTCGCCGCACGGGGTCGGCGTGGGCCCGCTCTCGCAGTTCAGGCACTTCGCGAGGATCCGTGCCACGGTGGTCTTGCCGGTTCCGCGAATCCCGGCGAAGACGTAAGCGTGCGCGAGGCGGTTAGCCTGGACCGCGTTGCCGAGGGTCCGCGCGACGTGCTGCTGTCCGACCAGCTCCTCGAGTCGCTGCGGCCGCCATTTTCGCGCCAGAACCTGATACGTCACCGCGTCCCCGCCCCGCCCGACCCCATCGGCGGCCGAGCGCCGAAAGCCGAGGGCCGGAAGTCCCGGGCCGGGCGCGACCGCGTCCGCACCCGCCCACGAACTCCCGCCCTCGGGCCCCCGACTCCTCTGATGGGGCCCAAGTAGACCTGCGGCACCTGCGGCGGACCGCTTACCGTTGCTCCCTTCCGGGCCTGGCGGGGTTCACGGAACCGCAGTGCACAGGGCTCGGGCCCCGCAAATTCGGGTCCGGCGCCGCACGATGCGGGGGACCGGACGCCTTGGTCTTGGCGGAGAGAGTGGGATTCGAACCCACGGTACGGTTACCCGTACACACGCTTTCCAAGCGTGCACCTTCAGCCACTCGGTCATCTCTCCGCGGCCGTTCCGAACGTCGAGAGTCGCCTAATGTGGTCTGTGCGGCCATGCCGGCCGCGCACCCCCGATTCGTGCCGCGCTGGCGGAGAGGGTGGGATTCGAACCCACGTGCCTCCTCACGGAGACAAAGCGCTTTCGAGGCGCCCCCGTTACGACCACTTCGGTACCTCTCCGGATCCTCCCAATGCGGTCATCACTCCCTGCATCTTCGTCGCGGCGCGCTTCTCGTGAAAGAAGTCGAGGAGAAGCTCCGCCGCGCGGTCGGCCAACACACCGCCGATCGACTCGAAGCGGTGGTTGAAATCGGCTCCGGCGGCCCTGAGCGCCGCCAAGCGGCCGATGCCTCCCACCTTGAGATCGGGCGCGCCGTAGACCACTCGGGCGATCCTCGCGTGCATCGCCGTGCCGAGACACATCAGACAGGGCTCGACGGTGCAGTACAGCGTTGCCCCGATAAGGCGGTAGTTCTCGAGGTGCGAGGCCGCGACTCGCATCGCCAGGACCTCGGCGTGCGCCGAGGGGTCGGTGAGGGCCGCCACCGCGTTGTGGCCGGTCCCGATCACCGCGTCGGACAGGACCACGACCGCCCCGACGGGTACCTCGCCGTCACGACGCGCTCGAGCGGCTTCCTCGAGCGCGATCTCCATGAACCGCTCGTGCATCCCGTCCCCCGGGCCCCGCCCCCGGAACGGCCGACACAACCCCCCTACCGACCTGGTCGGACCGGAGGGATTCGAACCCCCGACCTACTGGTTCGTAGCCAGTCGCTCTATCCAGCTGAGCTACGGTCCGTTCCGGTCGATCCGGCGGGCAGAGAGCCGCTCCGCGAAACAACCGCGGATACTACCATCCGCCTTGGCCTCCGTCAACGGATTTCACCGATGCAAGAACACGCATATGCACACTAATATTGCTCAAGTTGCATATTCAATACGGCATCTTTATATTCTGTCACGAAAGAGCCGATAAGGCGGAAACACGCAAGCGAGGAACGCGCCATGGGCAGCGAAACCGAAAACGGCCGACGCTTCTTCACGACCTCCGAGGTCGCCCGTTACTGCGCCGTGACCAACGACGGCGTGCTGAAGTGGATAAAGTCCGGGAAGCTTCGTGCCTTCTCCACTCCTGGGGGACATTACCGGGTCGCGATGGACGATTTCCGGGCCTTTCTCCAGAAGTTCGACATCCCGATCGACGAGGCGTTCTTCAAGGGGGCCCAGAAGAGTCGCACGGTCCTCGTGGTCGACGACGAAGCGGACATCCGCGAGATCGTGCGCCGTGTCCTGGGAGAACTTGAGCCGGGGCTTAGAATCGAAGAGGCCGTGGACGGGTACGACGCGGGAATCAAGATCGGGAGCCTTCGCCCGGACCTGATCGTGATGGACGTCAGAATGCCGCGTGTCGACGGCTTGTCGCTTTGCCGCTCGATCCGCCAGAATCCCGAGACGAAGACCATCAAGATCCTCGCGATCACCGCGTTCCCCGAGCAGGACGTCATCCGGCGCATGTACGACGCGGGAGCGGACCTCTGCCTGATCAAGCCGCTTCAACTGGAACATTTCCGGCTGGAGGTCCTCCGCCTGCTGAACGAGGCGGGCCGGAACGAGTCGATCAGCGCCTAGACTGTCAGAAGCCCCTCTTCCACCAGCTCGCCGACCGCGGCCGCGACATCGCGACGGGCAGCCGCCTCGTCCACGTCGAACCGCTCCGGGAGAAGCCGCGCGATCGCGCCCGTCGTTCGAGTTCCGTCGCAGAGCAGGTAGATCTCCCGGGCCAACCCGTTCAGGACGTTTGCCTGGTCGCCGGCGTGGTCGTAAGAGAGGCACTCGCCCGAGAGGTCCTTTTCATGGTGGGTTCCGATGGGTCGGGGTGGGGCGTCTTCGGGCACCATGGTTCCTTCCCTCCGCGTCGGTTTCAGGCGCCGGGTCCGTCCAGGACGCCGCACAGGAACTCGAGGGCCTCCTCGGGGCGACCGGGCCAGAGCGCGAGGCACCGCGCCTCCTCGAGGAGTCCGGCGATCTCCGCGACCAGGTGGGTTTCGCGGCCCCGGAACTCTCTCTCGAGGGCACTTCCGTCCTGCCGATTGAGCATCTCCTGCGCGAGTTCGAGCGCGGCCTGGAACGGTCCGACCGGAACCACCTTCGAGCGTCCGGAAAAGTCGGGCGGCCGCTCCGGCAGCTTGATCGCGGCGACGACGTCGTCCCGACGCTCGCGGAGCCAGAGCGCGAGGTGCGCGGAGTCCTCCGTGTCGACCCGCAACACCTCCGGCGAACTGGTCTCGACGAGGACCCGCCTCACGCCGGGAAGCCCCCGTATCTCGTCGACCGCGTGCTCGTGTCCCTCCAGGAGCCAGATCTCGTGGGAGCGAAACCTCCGTATCGAGATTCCCTCCCCCTCCGAGCGGAGAAGGATCACGCCTGCGACGCGAGCGGGGGCGCCCCCCGGCGGGCGGAGTGTGCCGGGGGCCACGGCCCACCTGTCGCCGTCGGCGGCGCGCGCGGTCCTCGTGACCGTCTCGAGCTGCGCGGGGTTGAGCGGGGTCCGGGATCCCGGTCGGAGATTCATCGACCGCGGCAGCGGGATCAGGCGTCCCGTCTCGCGCTCCACCACCGTGAGATCGTCTGCGAGCAGGGAGTATCCCTTCAGCGCGAGGTGGACCGCGAGCGTCGTCTTCCCGAAGTTCGACGGCCCGGCGATGAGGAGCGCCCGTCCGCCGCTTCCGAGCGCGGACGCGTGGAACACGAAGTGGCCGCCCACCGAGCCCAGGAGGTCCCGCATGAGCAGGTTGTAGGCGTGGAAGACGGGATGGCGCCGGTCGAGCGGCCGCGAGCCGCCGGGACCCCTGAACGTAGCGGCGTGTGGCGAGTCGAGCGCCACTTCGTACTCCCGGAGCGGACCGCCGGGAGCCGGCACCGCGTCCCAGAGTCGCCTGACGAGGGTGGCGAAGGCCGCGTCGTCGGACCGCACGCGGGCATTGCCCTCGAGCCAGCCGAACTCGACCTCGTGCAAGGGATCGACCTCCCCCGCGTTGCGACGCGCCCCCCCCCGCGGTCGCCAGGGCAGTCTACAGCGCTCCGAAGGGACCGATCAGGGCGGAGTGAGGAGCGCCGAAGCGCGTCAGCGCGCGCCGACGCCCAGGAGCACGACTTTGACGGTCTTTAGGGCGATCCACAGGTCGAACAGCGCGTTGCAGTTCTTGATGTAGTACAGGTCGTACTTCAGCTTTTCCAGAGCATCTTCCTCGGACGCGGCGTACTGGTACTGAACCTGCGCCCAACCGGTGATCCCGGGCCGCACCGCCATCCGCAGGCGATAGTAGGGTATCCGGCGCTCGAGCTGCTCGACGAAGTGTTTCCGCTCCGGACGCGGCCCCACGAAGCTCATCTCGCCCCGGAGGACGTTGAGCAGTTGCGGGGTCTCGTCGATCCTGAGCTTCCGGAGGATCCGTCCCACCCGGGTGACCCGGGGGTCGTGGGCGCGAGCCCAGGTCGGCCCGCTTCGCCCCTCGGCATCCTGGACCATCGACCGGAACTTGAGGAGCACGAACTCCCGTCCGCCACTCCCCATCCGGCGCTGCCGGTAGAGCACCGGACCGCGGCTGTCCAGCCGGATCAGGATCGCCATCAGGAGGGCGACGGGCAGGCTCACGACGAGCAGGAACAGCGAGAAAACCACGTCGAGAAGACGCTTGCCGGCGAGGCGCAACGGGGAGATCTTGAACCCGTCGGAGAAGATCAGCCACGACGGGAGCATCGTCTCGACGGCCAGCTTACCGCTGGTCCGCTCGATGAACGACGTGACGTCCTCGATCTCGAGCCCGGCGAGGCGCAGCTCCATCAGCGGCTCGAGGGGAAGCTTTCCCCGCTTCTCGTCGAGGGCGACGAGGATCCGGTCGGCGTGATGCGGGCAGTAGCGGGTCAGCGCGTCGTAGTTCGTCTGGATCCTCACGCCCATGGAGAGCACCTGGCCGACGCGCGTGTCGGTTTCGTCGGCAAACCCCACGACCACGTAGTCGGCGGCGAGGTGGTGCGAGATCCAATGGCATAGGCGCCGCGCACTGTCGCCCGTGCCGAGGACGAGGACCCGCTCGCGCCACCCGTCGAGGACGTTGAGCCTTGCCGCGGTCCATCGCCAGCAGGCCACCACCGCCGGGACCGCGATGGCTCCCTCCAGCATGAGGAACCCTGTGACGGCTTGCGGGGTCCCGCGGTACGCCCAGTCGAGCATGAACGCGACAAGCCCCAGCGACAGCGAAACGATCGACGCCAACGCGACCTCGCGGCGGAGGTTGCTCTCGTCGCCGGCTCGGGTACCTCGCGTGATCGCGACGCAGGCGACGAAGAGCAGACTGAGTGCAGCGATCTGCGAGGCCGGAATGGGCCAGTTCAGCCCGCGCACCACCGCCGTCGTCGCGGCGGCGAGCGCGTACAGAACGACGAAGGTCAGCCCCCCTTCGAGGGCGAAGGAGACGATCTGACGCGGCCGCGTGAGGCGAAGGAGTGTCATGTTCGCAACCACAGACCCCTTCGCGGTTGGGCCGGCTCGTCGGATGGAGAGCTGAATTCGTTGCGGGCGATCATTGTGCCTCCGAGTGCAGCCCCCCCAACGATCCCGCACCCCGAATTTGTTTTTCGTCTCATCGCTGGAGACTGTGCAAAGGGTACGGAGCACATCGGGTCCTGTCAATGAGAAGTAGCAACAATTTGGAGGCAACTCGGATAAAGAGATTCTATTTGTCTAATTTATTTAATTAAGAAATGTCGAAATACTTGGGAAGCGCCATTTTCCGCAGTCCAACAGTCGGAGGCGTAGAGGATTGTTCGCCCTTCAGACAGGTGCCCGCGCCTTGCCGGGTTTGTTCGGATTTGCTCCTTGACTCGGTTCCGTCTACTCTATAGCTTTGTATCCAGAGTACTGGGCGACTGGCGCTGTGGGCTTTCCGGAATTCGAGTAGCCCGGGGGGCGGAGAGATGAAGCTCTCGGCGATCGGCATGTATATCTGGTTCATTGCGACGATCGCCATCGCGCAGTCTCCCGCCGAGCCCCCTCCGACCGACGACAGGCTGGACTACGGGATCGGGATCGAGGACGTGCTTCGCGTATCGGTCTGGGGGGAGACCGCCCTCGACCTTCGAGCCCGCGTCCGGCCGGACGGGAAGATCACCGTGCCGCTCGTGAACGACATCAAGGTCGAGGGGCTCACCCCGGAGCAGGTCCGACAGGAGATCACCCGCCGCCTCTCGAACTACATCCGCGAGCCGAACGTCACCGTCAGCGTCGAGGAGATCAACAGTTTCCGGGTCTATGTCCTCGGCGAGGTGACCCGCCAGGGGCCGATCAACCTGTTCCGCCCGGCCCGTATCCTCCAGGTGATCGCTTCCGCGGGGGGAATTACCCAGTATTCGAAGAAGGAAATCACGATCCTCCGGGAGGAGGGGGGGGGCGAGCGCAGGATCCGGATCGACTACAAGAAACTCCTCGCCGGCGACCCTGCCCAGTCGAACGTGTTCCTGAAGCCCGGCGACACGGTCCTCGTCGACTGACCTCGACGGGGGATCCCCTGGCCGAGCCGCGACGCGAGGTCTCCCGATGAGAGTGACGGCCACGCGAAAGCTCCCGCCGACGGTGCTCCTTCTGCTCGGGCTCGCCGTCGAGCCGTGCCACGCGGCCGTCACGTCGTTCCATCCTGCCGTGATGCTCGAGGAAACGCGCTCGGACAACGTGCTCTACGTGGCGGGCACCGAGGGCCCCGTCTCCGACTGGACAAGTCGGCTCGCCGTCGATCTCCCGCTCCGAAGAGTGGGGGAGCGGGGCTCGCTGGAACTCGGCTACCGACCCTCGTACGAGAAGTACCGCGACCTCTCCGTCCTCGACCACGCGGAACACCGGCTCCGCTTGCTGGCGACGACCGAGCCGGGTCGCGGCTCCGCGCTCGGCTTCGGTCTCGGGTACGAGAGGACGCAGGTTCAGGGCGTGACCGGCGGCCTCGGATCCTCCGACTACTTCCTCGCTTCCCGAACGAACCGGGACTACTACACTGGCGAATTCTCCTGGCGAAAGCAGGCAGGGGCGCGCTGGCAGTGGGCCAGCGGCTTGCGGGGCGCCCGGATGGCGTACACTCGCATCTCCGGCCTCGGCGAGGCGGCGCCGTCGGGGGAGCTCGAGGACCGGAACGAGTACGAGTTCAGCGTCTCCCCTTCGCGAGTGATCTCCCGCGACGTCCACGCCGGACTGGAATATCGGTTCCGGCGATTCGAGCTCGCAGCGAGCGGCAACGAAAACGTCCACATGCTGGGGTTGGACGTCGATCGAACCCTGTCTCGCCGCGTCTCCCTTGCCGTGCGGCTCGGCGGGTTCCGCCGAACCCTGGAGGCTCCCGACGCCGTCGCCTCCGCCGGCGGAGGAGTTTCGGGAGGAGTGCAGGGGGGGGTGACGATGCACGGGACCTTTCGCCGTTCCTACCTGGCGCTCTCGGTGGACCGCGGTCCATCGTCCGGCGGGGCACTCCGGGGAACCTCGACGGACAACACGCTCAGCCTCTCCGCCGGAGGAGGCGAGGAACGGCGGTGGAGGTGGCAGGCCTCGACACGCTGGGCGCGGCGCGAGCCGAACGCGGCCGCCGCGCCCGCGCTCACGAGCCTCGGAGGCGGGGGGACCTTCGAGTGGCTCCCGAAAGCGATCATCGGGCTCCGCTTCGGGGGAGACTACGTGAAACAGTCCGGAGGCGATCTGGCGGAATCGAACGGCTCGTTCACCAGCATGACGGTCGGACTCACCTGGTACCCACGGGGTTCGGAGGATGTCGCGGGGAGGGCGCACTGATGCCCGTCGCCACCAACGCCGTGCTCCTGGAGCTCGCCGACCGGGTCCTCCTCTCGTGGTGGGTCGTCATCGCGGGCGTCTCGCTGGGTCTAGCGGGGGCGGTGACCGCTTTGCACTACCTCCCGAAGACTTACGAGGCGAGCACCACGATCTTCGTGGCGCCCCAGCAGATTCCTCAGGAATTCGTGAAGAGCACCGTGACCGACGACATGTCGATGCGTTTGGCCTCTCTGCGGGAGGCGGTGCTGAGCCGGCCGTACCTCACGAAGCTCGTCCAGGGGACGATGGGGACCGTCGCAGACGCCGAGGAAATGGAGCGCACGATCCGGTCCATGCGATCGCGGATCGAGGTCACGGTCATGGAGAACGAGCGGGCGGGCGGCCGGTCGGGAGGGGTATTCCGGCTGACCTACCGGGACAGGACGCCCGACAGGGCGGCGCGGGTGGTCAACACCCTCGCGGATTTCTATATCGAGCGCAATGTGACCTTCCGCGCGGCGCAGGCGGAGGGGACCACGCGAACGCTTGAATCGCTGGCCAACGACGTTCTCGACCAGTTGAAGATTCAGGAACTCGCGGTCGCGAAGTTCAAAGAGCAGCACCCCTACGACACGCAGGCTCACTTCGAGGCCAACGTTCAGCTCCTCCAGGGGCGACAGCAGGACCTGTCGGCGCTGATCCGGGACCTCGGACTGGCCAGGGATCGGCTGCAGACGCTGAAGTCCCAGGAGGCGCAATCCGCGATCGCCGCGACCTCGGATGTCGGCGGCGGAGCGATCCTGGATCCGTACACCGCCCGTTTGTCCCAGCTCAAGCGGGAATACGAAGCGCTCCGCGCTCGATACCGCGACGACCATCCGGACGTCAAGGCCAAGAAGCGCGAGCTGGAGGACTTCATCGCGGGAGGCGCGGGAGCGGCCCGCTCCCCCGCCGCCGGGTCTGGGGACGGGACGGGCACGAGATTCGCGACGCCGATCGGGCTCCAGATCCAGGCGGCGGAGCGAGAAGTGGCGAGGCTCGAGGCCGATCAGGGTCGCCTTCGGGATGAGATCGAGACGTACAAGCGCAGGATCGAAGCCACGCCGCGCGTCGAGCAGCAACTGGCGGACCTTTCCAAGGGTCTCGACGTCTTGCGGGAACGCTACAAGGACTACCAGACGAAGCTCGAGGAGGCCAAGGGCTCGCAGAAGATCGAGTCGACGCAGAAGGGAGAGCGATTCGAGGTGATCGAGCGGGCGGCGCCCCCTGCGCTCCCGGTACGTCCATTGCCCTTCCTGGTGTACGCTGCCGGTCTCCTCGCGGGGCTCGCCTTGTTCGTCGGGCCGATCGTCCTCCACGCCTTTCTGGCTCCGGTGGTCTCTTCCGAGGCGGGCCTGCGGAGCGTCGCGGATGTTCCGGTGCTGGTGGCCATTCCCAGGCTGGTCACCCGGGATGTCCTGCGCGCGGCCTGGAACCGGAGGATCCGGAACGTCGTCACCTCCGTCGCCGCGGTGGCGGTGCTGGCGCTCACGATGGGCCTTTTCGGCCCGGGCTGGTGACGGGTCGCGATGAAGTTCTCTTTCAGGACGCCCCCCCCGAGGCCGGCCCCCGCCGGTGAAGGCGCGGAGTCTCCGAGCCGCCCGATGAAGGTCGCCGAGGGCGTGCCGCTCTCGCGGATCATCGCGAGGCAACTGATCGAAAGCCCCGAGATCGTCGTCCGCGGCGCCTCCCGTTCGATCGCCGCGGAGAAGTTCCGCCGGCTCAAGACCCTTCTCGAGAACGATCCGGACGGCGCCGCGCAGGTCATCGTGGTGACCAGCTCGACGCCGCAGGAGGGAAAGTCGCTGGTGGCGCTCAACCTCGCGCTGGCATTCGCCTCGGACAGGAATACCGAGACCCTCATCGTGGACGCCGACCTGAGGCGTCCGACCCAGGAGAAATGGGTGAGCCCTCCGCCGAGCTTGGGCCTCTCGGACCTCCTGTCGGGCCGCGCGGACTTGGAACATACCGTGATGCGCTTCAAGGACACGACACTCGAGATGCTGCCCGCGGGCCACCCTCCGGAGGACCCCGTCGAACTGCTGGCGTCGGACGCTTGCCGCACGATCGTCGCGGCGCTGCGGAAGCGCTACCGGCGGGTCATCATCGACACGCCGCCGATCGTCCCGTTCACCGACGCGGACGTCGTGGCCCGATACGCCGACGGGGTCCTGCTCGTCGTTCGTTCCGGGCGGACGCCGAAACTGGTGTTCGCCCAGGCGGCCTCGACCGTCACGTCCACCCGAATCCTCGGCGTGGTTCTCAATGACGTGACGGCCAATCTGGCGGATCGCGGCCATCATTACGGCCGGTACTACCACACCTACTACAACCGGGATGGCGAAGGGAAGAAGCCATGAGCGGGCAGCGACGCCGGGAACGGGGGGCCCGCGAGGAGGGGCCTCGGAGAGTGGTCGCCCTCGGCGGCGGCACCGGGTTGCCGGCGGTGCTACGGGGCCTCCGCCCGTTCGTGCAGAGCGGCCTGATGTCGGACCTGACCGCCGTGGTGGCCATGACCGACGACGGCGGCAGCTCGGGTCGGCTGCGACGGAGCCGCGGCCTTCCCCCGCCGGGCGATCTCCGCAACTGCCTCGTCGCCCTCTCGTGCGACGAGGACCTTCTGGCCGGGCTGTTCCAACACCGGTACGACGGGACCGAGGACATCGGGGGGCACACCGTCGGGAACCTGATCCTCGCGGCGCTCGCCGAGATGACTGGCAGCTTCCTGAACGCGGTCGAGGTGTCCAGCCGCGTGCTGCGCACCGCCGGACGGATCCTCCCCGTCACCCTCCAGGACGTCGTCCTGGAGGCGGAGTTCGCGGACGGCTCCAGGGCGATCGGCGAGTCGGCGATCGGATCCAGCGGCAAGAGAGTACGGGCCATCCGGCTCCGGCCGCACGACGCCCTGCCGACGCCGGGTGTCGTCGAGGCCCTCCTCGGCGCGGACCTGGTGGTTCTGGGTCCGGGCAGCCTCTACACCAGCCTCCTTCCCAACCTCCTGCTCGCGCGCGTGGCGGCGGCGGCGCGGGCGACGAAGGCGGTCACCGTGCTGGTTGCGAACCTGGTCAGCGAGCGCGGCGAAGGATCCGGCCTCGACCTCACGAACCAGGCGGCGATCATCGAGGACGTCGCGGGGGGGCGGTTGATCGACGCGGTCCTCGTTCACGAGGGCGTCATCGACGAGGCGACGCGGCTCCGCTACCTGACCGAGGGAGCGTTCCCGCTCTCGTGGCCAGAGCGCTCGGAACCGGACAGGACCGTCGTGCGCGGGAATCTCCTCGCGTCGGGTCCCAAGCTTCGCCACGATCCGTCGGCGACTGCCGTCGGGCTCTTGCGGGCCTGGACGGCGGCACGCGGGAAGGCGGGCGCGAAGGCGCGCGGCCCGGACCCTTCGGAGTCGCCCGGCGACACCGCGCGCGACCGCGCCTCCTGATCCCGCGTTGGGATGGAATCGAGGATACCGATGAAGGACCTCAGGCACTGGGACGAGGAGATCCTGACAAGTCGGGAGGCTCGAGGCCTCTTGAAGATAGGGAGAACCAAGTTGTGGGAGCTGACGGCGACGGAGAGCATCCCGGCGTACCGCCTGGGCGAGGGGAAGACCGCCGCGCTGCGTTACAAGAGGTCCGACCTGATGAACTGGCTCGAGAGGCATCGGTACGCCTCCGAACGCGACGGGATGAAGGAGAAGCGGGAGGAAACCGTCTAGCCCGTACCCGTCGCGATGAGGGCGGGATGGGGGGCCCGAGCCGTGAGGTGGTTGTTCTGGATCTCCGTGGGCTGGATCGCGTACGCGTACGTCGGCTACGCGGCCCTGCTGCGCGTTCTCGCCGCGAGCTGGCCACGCCCCGTCGCGCGCTCCGACGTTCGCCCCCGGGTTTCGGTCATCGTGACGGCCCATGACGCCGTGGGCCAGATCGGCGCGAAGCTGGAGAACCTGCTGTCCCAGGAGTATCCGCCGGACCGCCTCGAGATCGTGGTGGCCGACGACGGCTCCGGCGATGGGACCGGGCGCCTCGTGGAAGACCAGTTCGCCGCGCGGGGCGTTCGCCTCGTGCGCCAGGAGATTCGCGGCGGGAAGGAGCGGGCTCAGAAGGCGGCGATCGCCGCGTCCCGCGGAGAGGTTCTCGTGTTCACGGACGTCGGCACGCTCCTGGACCGGGGTGGGATCGCCGCGATCGTTCGGAGCTTCGCCGATCCGTCGGTGGGCTGCGTCAGCTCGGAGGACCGTCTGCTGGATCCCGCGCGGGGACCTGTGGGAGGCGAGAGAGGGTACGTGGGATACGAGATGTCGCTCCGGCGGCTCGAGTCGCGGGTGGGGTCGATCGTCGGCCTCAGCGGCTCGTTCTTCGCCGCGCGTCGGGAGGTTTGCGCCGGCTTCTCCGACCGTCTCGCAAGCGATTTCCGTATCGCCCTCGTCGCCGCGCGCCTCGGCTACCGCGCGGTGGTGGACGAGGCGGCCGTCGGTTACTACCGGGACGTGGGGGCGAGGACGTCCGAGTTCGGACGCAAGGTACGGACGGTCGTGAGGGGGCTCACCGTGCTCTTCGCGGAGCGTGGGCTCCTCAACCCGTTCCGATTCGGGTTGTTTTCGTGGCAGCTTGTCTCGCACAAGCTCGTGCGCTGGGTCGTGCCGTTCGCGATGCTGGCAACGCTGGCCGCGAGCGGCGTCCTTGGCCCCCGCTCGGCGTTCTTCGCCGTGGCCTTCGCGCTCCAGGCGGCGGGCTACCTGGCCGCCGGGCTCGTAGCGTCGTTTCCGAGACTCGCGTGGCTCCCCTTCGCGCGCGCGCTGCGTTACTTCGTCGAGGTCAATCTGGCCATTCTCGTCGCGTGGGCTCGCTACGTGCGCGGGGACCGGATCGTCACGTGGACTCCGTCGGCGCGCTGATTCGCCGGCGCCCCGACCCCGGGGGGCCGATCGCGACCTCGCGTCTCGCGGGCGCCCGGGAGTAGTTGCGTGGCCGGCGAGATGCTCAACGCCTTCAGCGTCGACGTGGAGGACTACTTTCAGGTCTCCGCGTTCGACAGCGTGTTCCCTCGCGAAGCCTGGGGGAAGGCTCCGCTGCGCCTGGAAGCGGGGCTTCGGACGCTTCTCCGTCTCGCCGCCGTCGCCGAGGTCCACGGGACGTTCTACGTTCTCGGTTGGCTGGCCCGCGAGCGGCCGGACCTGGTCCGCACCATCTCGGACGCGGGCCACGAGATCGGCTGCCACAGCGACGAGCACCGTCTCGTCTACGACATGTCGCCCGACGCGTTCCGCAGGGACCTGAAGCGGGCCCGCCAGGCGATCCAGGACGCGACGGGCAAGGCCTGCGTGCTCTATCGCGCGCCCAGCTTCTCGGTGACTCGGCGCAGCCTCTGGGCTCTCGACGTCATGGCCGAGGAGGGGATCACGATCGACAGCAGCGTCTACCCGATCCGCCACGATCGCTACGGGATCGCGGGTGCCCCACCCGGTCCGTACCGGCCTCTCCGTGGCCGCCCGGACTTCGTGGAACTCCCGCCGTCCACCGTGCGGATCTTCGGCGTGACCCTGCCCTGCGCGGGCGGGGGGTACCTGCGCCTCTACCCGCTGTCCTGGACCCGGGCAGCCATCCGACGGATCAACCTGCGGAAGAAGAGGCCCGCGGTGGTTTACGTGCATCCCTGGGAGTTGGACCCGGACCAGCCGACCGTGGCGGCCGGCCTCATCAGGAACCTCCGGCATCGGGTGAACCTGGCGCGGACCGCGGAACGGGTGGGGGGGCTTCTCCGCGAGTTCCCGTTCGGCCCCGTGTCGCGAGTGATCGAGAGTCTCGGAGGGCCACGGGCCCTTCCGTTCGCGGACCTGGGACGACCGGCCGACTGAGCCGGGTGCTCCGGCACCGCAGAAGAAGAAGAAGAAGAAGAAGAAGAAGAAGAGGTGAGACCATGCAACGGCTCGTCGTGATTCTCACCGCGCTGCTCGTCGCGGGCGCGTGCGGGGGCGCGCTGCTCGCTTGGAAG
This is a stretch of genomic DNA from Terriglobia bacterium. It encodes these proteins:
- a CDS encoding polysaccharide biosynthesis/export family protein — protein: MKLSAIGMYIWFIATIAIAQSPAEPPPTDDRLDYGIGIEDVLRVSVWGETALDLRARVRPDGKITVPLVNDIKVEGLTPEQVRQEITRRLSNYIREPNVTVSVEEINSFRVYVLGEVTRQGPINLFRPARILQVIASAGGITQYSKKEITILREEGGGERRIRIDYKKLLAGDPAQSNVFLKPGDTVLVD
- a CDS encoding response regulator is translated as MGSETENGRRFFTTSEVARYCAVTNDGVLKWIKSGKLRAFSTPGGHYRVAMDDFRAFLQKFDIPIDEAFFKGAQKSRTVLVVDDEADIREIVRRVLGELEPGLRIEEAVDGYDAGIKIGSLRPDLIVMDVRMPRVDGLSLCRSIRQNPETKTIKILAITAFPEQDVIRRMYDAGADLCLIKPLQLEHFRLEVLRLLNEAGRNESISA
- a CDS encoding PqqD family protein translates to MVPEDAPPRPIGTHHEKDLSGECLSYDHAGDQANVLNGLAREIYLLCDGTRTTGAIARLLPERFDVDEAAARRDVAAAVGELVEEGLLTV
- a CDS encoding helix-turn-helix domain-containing protein, with the protein product MKDLRHWDEEILTSREARGLLKIGRTKLWELTATESIPAYRLGEGKTAALRYKRSDLMNWLERHRYASERDGMKEKREETV
- a CDS encoding CpsD/CapB family tyrosine-protein kinase produces the protein MKVAEGVPLSRIIARQLIESPEIVVRGASRSIAAEKFRRLKTLLENDPDGAAQVIVVTSSTPQEGKSLVALNLALAFASDRNTETLIVDADLRRPTQEKWVSPPPSLGLSDLLSGRADLEHTVMRFKDTTLEMLPAGHPPEDPVELLASDACRTIVAALRKRYRRVIIDTPPIVPFTDADVVARYADGVLLVVRSGRTPKLVFAQAASTVTSTRILGVVLNDVTANLADRGHHYGRYYHTYYNRDGEGKKP
- a CDS encoding TIGR03013 family PEP-CTERM/XrtA system glycosyltransferase: MTLLRLTRPRQIVSFALEGGLTFVVLYALAAATTAVVRGLNWPIPASQIAALSLLFVACVAITRGTRAGDESNLRREVALASIVSLSLGLVAFMLDWAYRGTPQAVTGFLMLEGAIAVPAVVACWRWTAARLNVLDGWRERVLVLGTGDSARRLCHWISHHLAADYVVVGFADETDTRVGQVLSMGVRIQTNYDALTRYCPHHADRILVALDEKRGKLPLEPLMELRLAGLEIEDVTSFIERTSGKLAVETMLPSWLIFSDGFKISPLRLAGKRLLDVVFSLFLLVVSLPVALLMAILIRLDSRGPVLYRQRRMGSGGREFVLLKFRSMVQDAEGRSGPTWARAHDPRVTRVGRILRKLRIDETPQLLNVLRGEMSFVGPRPERKHFVEQLERRIPYYRLRMAVRPGITGWAQVQYQYAASEEDALEKLKYDLYYIKNCNALFDLWIALKTVKVVLLGVGAR
- the yvcK gene encoding uridine diphosphate-N-acetylglucosamine-binding protein YvcK; amino-acid sequence: MSGQRRRERGAREEGPRRVVALGGGTGLPAVLRGLRPFVQSGLMSDLTAVVAMTDDGGSSGRLRRSRGLPPPGDLRNCLVALSCDEDLLAGLFQHRYDGTEDIGGHTVGNLILAALAEMTGSFLNAVEVSSRVLRTAGRILPVTLQDVVLEAEFADGSRAIGESAIGSSGKRVRAIRLRPHDALPTPGVVEALLGADLVVLGPGSLYTSLLPNLLLARVAAAARATKAVTVLVANLVSERGEGSGLDLTNQAAIIEDVAGGRLIDAVLVHEGVIDEATRLRYLTEGAFPLSWPERSEPDRTVVRGNLLASGPKLRHDPSATAVGLLRAWTAARGKAGAKARGPDPSESPGDTARDRAS
- the tadA gene encoding tRNA adenosine(34) deaminase TadA, giving the protein MHERFMEIALEEAARARRDGEVPVGAVVVLSDAVIGTGHNAVAALTDPSAHAEVLAMRVAASHLENYRLIGATLYCTVEPCLMCLGTAMHARIARVVYGAPDLKVGGIGRLAALRAAGADFNHRFESIGGVLADRAAELLLDFFHEKRAATKMQGVMTALGGSGEVPKWS